The following are encoded in a window of Corythoichthys intestinalis isolate RoL2023-P3 chromosome 8, ASM3026506v1, whole genome shotgun sequence genomic DNA:
- the znf330 gene encoding zinc finger protein 330 codes for MPKKKTGARKKAENRKEREKQSRANRDQVDLAKHPCNANMDCDKCQRKQKNRAFCYFCNALQKLPVCAQCGKTKCMKTSDCVIKHPGIYSTGMGMVGAVCDFCEAWVCHSRKCLSTHACVCPLTEADCIECERSVWDHGGRIFRCSFCRNFLCEDDQFEHQASCQVLQAETYKCVSCNRLGQHSCLRCKSCYCDDHAKSKVFKQEKGKAPPCPKCGHETQETKDLSMSTRTLKFGRQAGADDDDDDYGASGYDSYWKNVASGGGGRSYDDEDDDDDYEDDEDDDDEEEEEEDDAEEEMAALKLDKD; via the exons ATGCCCAAAAAGAAGACAGGTGCCCGCAAAAAGGCTGAAAATCGAAAAGAACGAGAAAAACAGAGCCGAGCCAACCGGGACCAGGTAGACTTGGCCAAACACCCTTGCAATGCCAACATG GACTGTGATAAATGTCAGAG aaaacaGAAGAACAGAGCCTTCTGCTACTTTTGCAACGCTCTGCAGAAACTCCCTGTTTGTGCACAATGCG GCAAAACTAAGTGTATGAAAACTTCAGACTGCGTCATTAAACACCCTGGGATCTACAGCACTGGGATGGGCATGGTG GGTGCAGTGTGCGACTTCTGTGAAGCGTGGGTGTGCCACAGCCGGAAATGCTTGAGCACTCACGCCTGCGTGTGTCCTCTGACGGAAGCCGACTGCATCGAGTGTGAACGCAGCGTGTGGGACCACG GCGGGCGTATTTTCCGCTGCTCCTTCTGTCGCAACTTCTTGTGCGAGGACGATCAATTCGAGCACCAGGCCAGCTGCCAAGTCCTTCAAGCTGAGACATACAAAT gCGTTTCCTGCAACAGACTGGGCCAACACTCGTGTCTACGCTGTAAG TCCTGCTATTGCGACGACCACGCCAAGAGTAAAGTGTTCAAGCAGGAGAAGGGAAAAGCACCGCCGTGTCCAAAATGTGGCCACGAAACCCAAGAGACCAAAGATCTCAGCATGTCCA CTCGCACCTTGAAATTCGGGCGCCAGGCAGGCGCTGACGATGATGACGACGACTACGGAGCGTCGGGATACGACTCCTATTGGAAGAACGTTGCGTCCGGCGGCGGAGGACGCAGCTACGACGATGAGGACGATGACGACGACTATGAGGACGATGAGGATGACGATGacgaggaagaagaagaagaggatGATGCTGAGGAAGAAATGGCTGCTCTTAAGTTGGATAAAGACTAA